DNA from Numida meleagris isolate 19003 breed g44 Domestic line chromosome 9, NumMel1.0, whole genome shotgun sequence:
CCTTGGCAGTGCCATGTCACCAAACAGCAAGCCATGGCCTCAGTTACCACACCATCCCTGGGGACATGCCTGAGCCCCCCTCTCCATCCTCACCTTAGAGACGGCTTCAGTGTCCCCTTGTCGTGCTACAGTCCCCAGGCTGCAGGACCCCAAGTCGCTGGCAGTGCCCACACCCAGGAATGTGCTCAGACTGTTCCGACCGGCCCCACCGCTGCCAGCGAGCCCGCCCCATCCCGGTGACCATGGGGCCCTCCCAGGGGGGACAGTCCCCACCCGGCGGGATGTTTCCTCCACAGAGCCCTTGGGTGACCAAAAGGTTGTCACAAGGTGCCCTCTGCGATGGACCTGAGCCTGTGGCCACCAGGATGATGCCATTTCCCTCATCACAGGGCTGTGTCTATGGAATGCCCACTGCGATGTCCCCAGGGAGATGTTTGCCCTTGGAGATGTGTTTCATGGCCAGGTCAGCCCCAAAGCCCCATTAAAGTTTCATCTGGGGTCAGCAGAGGCTTTGGCAGGGCATGGTGCAGGTGACCTGGGAGCTGTCACCACCCGCTGCCTGCAGCAACTCGGCGTCATTTGTCACAGTGGGCACACAAAGTGAAAAGGAGCCTCTGGTAAAGGAGAGCTGATGACGGGTGAAACCAGAGCCCGGGCCTGACATGGCTGAGCGCCAGTGGCCTTGTTAACCCATCACAGCCACCACCGGTGCCACTGGGGAGTACCTGGAGTCCCACATTGCTCTTGTCTCCTTTCAGAGCTTTGTATCTCCTGGTTGCTTTTGTCCACTCCTGATCCCCTTCACCAACTCCTGGTCTCCATCATCCCATTGTGGTCCGCACCATCCTCTCATCATCCCTACAAACCTCTATTGCACCTCACTGCTCCTTCCCAATCCTTTTCACCTTCCTAGTTCCCGTTGCATCCTCCTGGTCCCTGCTGTTACCTCCTGGTCCCCACTAACCTCTTCTGGGCTCCATCATTTTCTCCTGGTCACCATCAGATCACCTCCCAACCCAATGGTCCCCTCCCAGTCCCCATCAAACCCTTCTGGTCCCCATCACTCCCTCCTGATGCTTGTCCCCTTCTGGTCTCTGCCATCTCCTCCTGGTCCCCATTATCTTCTCCTGGTCCCCATGGCACCTTCCTGGTGCTTACCGCACCCTCCTAGTCCCCACTGTTCCCTCCTGGGCTCCATCATCTCCATGTGGTCCCCAATACCCTCTCCTGATACTTGTCACCTCCTGACCACCCTGACCAGTTCCCAGACCCCATCCTTCCCTCCTGGTCTCCTCCTGTTCCCTATCACCTTCTCCTTGTCCCCAACCATGCTGCCCCCTGACCATAGCACATCCATTTGCTCCTCGTGGCAGGTGGGATTAGTGCAACCAGAGCCCAGCTACAGGTCTCAAGACTGCCAGCAGCATCTTGGGGTAATTAGTAAATTAGTAATTAaatgctggggaggagggagggagccgATCCCAAGGTTTTAGGCTGGGTAATCCCAAGGCATCTGTCACGGAGCTGGGTCACGGGCTTTAACGTTTGCTCCTTCATATGGGGACCCCGGCTCTGAGCCCCTCAGCGGTGGCATTGGGCACCGTTTGGTTCCCAGTGTGCTCGGGTGCCCCTttgggctgctggcagggacACGGCTCTGGGGACACCTCAGGATGTGCCACTGGGGCCGCGTGGCTGGGTGCAAGAGCAAAACAGAGTGGgaacaatatttttgtaattattggATTTCCTCAGCACAATGATTATTGGCTGGCAGCAGATGGCTGCTGGGGCTAATCCCCTTCCCAAATCCCAGCTCCAGAGCTGGCTTTTTACCAGCGGCGTGGAGGGGAGCATGGCTGGATGGCAAATTAGCCGAGTCAGCACTcatcaccgtccctgggggcCAAAAGCCACCGCATCCCACTACCATGGGGTACCCAATGTCTGTCCCATGGGCAGTGACCAAGGAGCCCCATGGGTATGCAGGGTGCCCAGTTCCCCTGCATCAGCCTGGCACCATTGTTGTGGTGTTGCTTATGGCCCCTGGCAGAGATTTGCGTCATGGTAGGGACAAGATGGAGCCATGGCAGTGGAACATGGGAATGGGGTGTTGGGTTGGAGGATGCTGCTGATGAGGTGGAACAATGCTGCACTTGGGATGGGGTGATGGTGGCGGTGGGATGGAGGAAGATGCAGTTGAGACAGGGTGATGCTGCATGTAGAGGTGATGGAGTGATGCTGCTGGTGGAGATGGAGATCAATGAAGCCTCATCCCCCACGTCCCCTCATGTCACCACCACTGGTCCCCAGCGGGACCCTAGTGATGGATCCACCCCAACCTCAGCCTCAAgactccatccccatccccgtccctgtccccaccGGCCCCATAGCCCACCCCGGATGGCTGCGGGGGGAGTTTAGCGCCTAAAGCCCTCAAATCTCAAATTGTGCTGCCCTGTCACGGCGAGGGTTTAGCCTTCGTTGCGTAACTCTGGGGCCACCTGGCCCTGCGCTGCTGCGTCAGCAGCCACGGCCCAAAGCCCCCAAAGGGACACTGAGGCTGCTGGCCCTGGGGGGGACACACGATACCCCTGTCCCAGCACTAATCCTCTTTGGGGGCCCCCATCAATCATCCCCCTCGGTCAGGGCTTGTAATTAATTGCCTAGGGACAGGGAAGGGGGGCAGTGTGTCGTCCCCCACCCCTTAATTACCACTTTTCGTTATTCCTCTAAACTCCTTAACGAGGGGCTTATGTGCTTACAGGGCCTGGTGGGCACAGAACAGGGGGACACGGGGGTCCCCCCTGCACCCCAACGTTCCTCCACAATCTCAGCCCTCCACTTCCAGAGGCCAGCATCGCCGTGACCCCTGTGTCCCCTCCACGGGTGGCTTTGGTGGCTTTGGTGTCGCGGGGTTTAGGGTTACAGGGAGGCAGCCATGCTGGGGCTCAGCAcctttttaattcttcatcGCGTGGCTGATTGATCCCCCCCCGCACAGACACTAAAGATTAAGACGGTGACAAACAGGCGGCTGCTTACACAGCGCCCGCACTAATCTGCCTTGAAGagagcacagccacagccccatcccGCAGAGCGGGGACAGGGACAGCCCAGCATGGCTGCATCGCCAGCAGGGTCGGTGGTGAGCGCCGGGCTGGAGGACAGCCCCTCGGGTAAGAGCCACGTCCTGCTGCGCAGGTCTGTCCCCGGCGGGTCCTTCTGCGGGATGCTTGGGTCCCCATCAATGTCCTTCTTCAGGAATCCCTGGGGTCCAGCTGTGGTCCTTCTTTGGGATGCTCAGGGTCCTCTATTGTGGTCCTTCTCTGGGATGCTCAGGGTCCTCTATTGTGGTCCTTCTCTGGGATGCTCAGGGTCCTTCATTGTGGTCCTTCTCCGGGATGCTCAGGGTCCTTCATTGTGGTCCTTCTCCGGGATGCTCGGGGTCCCCCATCGTGGTCTTTCTCAGGAATGCTTAGGGTCCCCCATCATGAGCTTTCTCCAGGATGTTTGGATCCCTACCACAGTCCTTTCCTAGTATGTCTGGGGCCCTCCATCATGGTCCTCCTCTAGAATATTTGGAGTCCCCATTGTGGCCCTTCTCCAGGATAGCTGGGGTCCCTACCACAGTCTTCTCAAGGATGCTCCCAATCATGGTCCTTCTCTAGGATCCTTGGAGATTCTCATCTTCTCCAGGATGTTTGGCTTCTCCATCATTATCTTCTTCTCCAGAATATTTGGGGTTGCCATTGTAAGCCTTCTCCAAGATGCTCAGTGTCCACCTTCTGCAGGATGCTTAGGGTCCCTTGTAGTTGTCCTTCTCCAAGACACACAGGGTCCCCATCCATGACCCCTCTCCATGGTGCCCATGGTCCTCACTGTGGACATTCTCCAAGATGCCTGGGGTCCCCCATCGGGGCCCTTCTGGCTGCTTGGggtccccagctctgctccttctccaCGATGCCTGCAGACCCTCTTCTGGATGTCTATGGtctctgctcttcttccagGGACCCCATGGTCCCCTGCTGAGACTCTTCTGTGGGGCCATGATCACAATCACAGCCCCTTTCTGGGGTAATATGTCCCCAGCCATGGCCCTTCTCCAGGATGCATGCATGTCCCCTCACTGGGACACCCAGTATCCCCAGCCCCAGGGACACCATTTAATCCCATTTAAAAGTGCCATGAGAGCTCATTCCATGGCATCCCTTGGGTGTGGGCTAATGCTGATTCCTGTTTGCACCTCTTGGACTCCTCATCTATGTCCCCTGGGATATCCGAGGTCCCCTGGGCTGGATCCATGGGGGTGGCAGTGCCCCATCACCTGGGTGAGGGGACTGATGAAGGGAAATGAGGGACACTGGGTGTCCCTACTCACCCTGTTTTGGTTCCGCTCCCTCAGGGCTGAGCCCAGCCCCTGGCAAGGCGCTGAGCCCCGTGCTGCTGTGCAAGGTGTGCGGTGACACCAGCAGTGGGAAGCACTATGGCATCTACGCCTGCAATGGCTGCAGCGGCTTCTTCAAGCGCAGCGTCCGCAGGAAGCTCATCTACAGGTGGGGATGGGGGACAGCCAGCTGGCAGGGACCCAGGGTATGGACACTGGGTGGGACAAAGGCTGCAGGTACAGGGGGGATGTGGCATTCATTGGGGCACAGTACCTGTACAGGACAAGGCACATATAGGGGACAAGGGCACCCATCAGGGACAGAACACCCCTGGGGTAAACAAGGCATTTGTTGGGGCAGGACATGGTGACAAAGGACCCATGGGGACTGGACAACAGTGGGGACAAGGCACCCCTAGGGACAGGATATTCACTGGCGCAGGGCACACACTGGGTGAAGGCCACCCAGCAGGGACAAAGCCTCCCCAGCACTGGGCATCCATGGGCCATGGGACACCCCAGGGGGACAGGGCCATCCCTGTGGGTGCAGCCGGGTACCGCCTCTCCCCGCAGGTGCCAGGCGGGGACGGGGCTGTGCCCAGTGGACAAGGCACATCGCAACCAGTGCCAGGCGTGCCGGCTCAAGAAGTGCCTGCAAGCTGGCATGAACAAGGATGGTGAGCAGGGGGGACGCGCTGGGGAGGGAGGTGACAGCGTGTGTTGGCTGCTATTGACGTCACCCTGTCCCCACAGCTGTGCAGAATGAGCGCCAGCCACGGAGCACAGCCCAGGTCCGGCTAGACAGCATTGAGCTGGACGCTGAGCTGCCCCCGGAGCACGTGGCTGCCACGCGTGATGTCCCCCCGGCTCCCTGCCCGGCCCCCCGCGGCCCCGGGGCCACCGCTGCCACCGCTGCCGTCCCCCGCGCGCCCACACCGCCCACCAACCACCGCTTCATGGCCAGCCTGATGACAGCAGAGACCTGCGCCAAGCTGGAGCCTGAAGACGGTGGGTGACCGCTggtggggagggatgggggaCGTGTCCCTGCAGTGGGGTAATGttgtgtcaccatccctgcagtTGATGAGACAGTGGATGTGACGGGTGGTGAGCCCGAGCGGGCGGGCGGTGAGTACCAGGTGGCCCCGTACCCGGCAGCTGGCCCTGAAAATGTCTATGAGACCTCAGCACGCCTTCTCTTCATGGCCGTGAAGTGGGCAAAGAACCTGCCCGTCTTCTCCAATCTGCCCTTCCGTGACCAGGTAGTGACCCCAAAAGCTATAGATCGGGATGGGGACATTTGGAGTCTCTCCATGGCCACGAGGTGAACCTTGGGGCACCCCAAGATGTCACTTTCTAGCCGCGGGGTGAACTGTGGGCGGCATTCTTCTGCCCACCCAGGTGGGCTGATGGGTTCTGGCTGCCCTCAGGTGATCCTGCTGGAGGAGGCGTGGAGCGAGCtgttcctgctctgtgccattcAGTGGTCCATGCCCCTGGAGAGCTGCCCGCTGCTGGCTGTCCCCGAGCCGTCCCCCGgcaagctgctgccagctgccatGGACGTGCGGGCGCTGCAAGAGACCCTGGGGCGCTTCAAGGCGCTGGCTGTCGATCCCACCGAATTTGCCTGCATGAAGGCTGTGGTGCTCTTCAAGCCAGGTGAGAGTGCGCACCCAGGTCCTCCGCGGCCTGTCCCCGAGTCACCCCAACACCCGCTGTCCTGGCAGAGACCCGTGGCCTGAAGGACCCTGAGCAGGTGGAGAACCTGCAGGACCAGTCGCAGGTGATGCTGGGCCAGCACAACCGCTCCCActaccctgggcagcccgtcAGGtacagccagccccagccccagcagctgctggtgacAGTGGGGTTGGTGACACCACTCCATCCCCCAGGtttgggaagctgctgctgctcctgccggCGCTGCGCTTCCTCTCCTCCGAGCGCGTCGAGCTGCTCTTCTTCCGCCGCACCATCGGCAACACCCCCATGGAGAAGCTGCTCTGCGACATGTTCAAGAACTGACCCCCCGTTGtcacctggctgctgcttgGTGGCTTTTGGGACACCCCGGGCTGTTTGCGCCCCTGTGCTGACACTCTGTCACTCCTGGCTCTCCTTGGGGTGTGGATGTCCCCAGGCCAGTGGCCAAGTCCTTGGGGTGCTCCCAAGTGGCACAGGAGGGTGGGTGGCACGGGGACATCTCCAGGGTGACACCAGGAGAACCTCACAGGGTGGGCACCTCGAtgggtgctgctgtccccaACCCAACCCTGAGCAACCCCTGCACATGGTGCCACCAGCGCCCCGAGCCAGGGACATGACACCAGCCTGGGGGTGGCACTGGTCGGGGACACGTGGGGACGGAGCTGTGTCATCCCATCCCAGGGGGCTCGCAGCCGGCCCCCCATTTTGTACTCCAAATAAAGAGGGCTTTTGCAGACAGCCTCCTCGCACCCTTCTCTCCGGGTCTGCCACTGGGGACATGGGAGACACGGGGCCAGGGCAGCCAGCTGAAAACCAGATCTCTAGCTCCcaaaagaaagccaagaagCAACACCCACCTGCAGACCCGACAACCAGAGGTGACATCCCCCTTGGTGGTGCGTCCCCAAGGTGCCCCCCCGCATGTCCCAAAGACATCACCCAGTGCTCCTCATTACAGCTCTTTAATAAGCGAGGGCTTCACTCGGCCGCTTTGTACAGCCACATGGAACACGCCGGAGAAATATTACACAGAATTGCACTTTATACAGAACAACGGCCTCGttgcagaagggaagggaacaacattaattaagaaattaatgaGAACACGCGGACGCGACGCGACAGCTTGCTGGCTGCCCCCGGCGCTGGGCAGAGATAAATCATTCTCCTTTATATAATtacacttttatttcctttttttttttttttttttgaaacaggTAAAATTTATAGAGAGCGTGACACAGGATAATATATCCTCTTACAATACATACTTCcgtaggttttttttttttttcctttttaacttaCACTCGGCATACttataaattacttttaaaaaatttccattaaaaataataattaacaaCACGCAGCCCACGTCCTTTCCAGTAGTAAGTACATTCACTTGGTACGAGGAGCGGATCGTCTTCCAAAACCAATGTTTTGCCCCCAAACAGCCACTTCTGGGCACGGGGAGCAGCAGGGTGCCGGCTCTGTGCAGGGTGGGGACCTGCTAAAACCACCCAATTTCCCCCGATTTCTGGGGGCTCGTCGCTCACTGCTAGTTTAGATCCTGCCAGTGAGAGGGatatatacaaaataatatatatattatatatatatattattacatACATAGAAGGAAGTGATGCGTCAGCTGGATGTGCTGGCCCTGCTTCTCTCACGGTGCTGGGGCGAGCTCactgtgggatggggatggcGCTCTATTGGAGGAGACCTCGCCCTAAAAATTGAGCTTTGAAGGATAGTTTTGGTGggatttctttaaataacaagGCCCTTCAACCAAGCGAGGTGGAGATGTGGCTCATCCCAACGCTGGGGGCTGCGTGGGGATGGCGCGCTCCCCACACCACCGCACGGCTtaaatccaaaggaaaaaaaaaaacacaaaccaccaccaccgacaaaaaaattaaaataatcaaaaggcaaataaataaaacacccCTTGAAATCACTGGCACCGGGGCTGGGACCAGGGGGCTGGATCCGATGCAGATGCCGAGGGCATCCCCAGCCCCCACGGAACCGACATAAAACACGCAGGAAGACTCAGTGACTGGTGTTCTCCGTCCTTTTGGAGGTGTTCATGGGAAGGCACAGAGCCCAGCCCGCCCAGAGAGCTGAGCTGAAAGGGCAGACCCAGCACTTATGAATCCCATCAGCGTCCCCAGGCTCATCATCTCTTCCCTCCTGCAGAGGAGccccctggctgcagcaggagccagcagccccCATCGTTAGCGAGCGCTGCTCATTAGTGCTATTGCGGGCAGTGCTTCTGAGCCCCGCTAATTTCAGCCCAATGGAGCAGTGGTGGAAGACGTGGTGACGGCCGGGACCTGCACCGCCCACCAACCCCTCGCCCTGGCACAAAGAAAAAGTCCTCTTTGGGGcaagatattaaaaacaacaaaacgtaaccaattaaaaaaaaatatttacagtaaacTTCAGTAAACCAGAATATAAACAGAGCTTCATGTAAGTCcttgattattattattttaatactgatgggctgaaaaaaaataataataattaaaaaaaaacaaaaacaaacaaccatgAGAGGAGGGCGGTTAGGGCACGCTGGGAATAACAAAGAACAACCAAAGCTGAGTCCTTTTGGCAGGTCTCCTCCCTGCTCCACACGCCTGGCAGCTCCTGCACGCTGCGGTCACTGCGCGGCGCCTTTCGGCCTTCTGCTTCccactgcctcctcctcctccagcgCCGAGGACCTGGCACAGCGGCTCCCTCCCTGACGTCCCTCTGTCTGTCCCTCTGTCTGTCCCTCTGCCCCGCGCCGGCCGCCCCAACCCCACAATCATTGAGGCCACCGCTGAACCCGTCCCCGGCAGCTTCCGCATGGAGCGCTCGTCTCGGAGCCCGAGCGGTCAGGGGGATGACGGTGACGATGATGGCAATGGGGACGCCTCACACCATGAACTCGTTGCTCCCCAGCAGGACAAGCTGCTGGCCGGCGCCGCGGTCAGCGTCAGGGTTCCTCTTGCGGCCCGGCCCCCCTTCCGGCGGCTCTTTGGTTTTCGGGGGGGAGTTCTTCACGCTCTTGAGTTTCTGCTTGCCCTTCTCGGGGTTGAAGGTCCCGCGCGTGGTGAACTGGGGCCGGTCGTCGCAGTGGGGCTCGGGGGGCTCGCCCAGGGCCCCCGCTCGGTAGAAGGGCGACTTGGAGTACATCTGGAAGCGTTTGCGTGGCAGGTGGGGCAGGCAGGAGGTGGACgactgggaggaggaggaggaggaggacgaggagaCGAGGGGTGGGTTTGGCATGTCCGCCGTGTCCGGCCGTGTCCTGGGGTGCCGCCGCAGCCGGCCTGGCCCCTCCGCCTTGATGGGGCGCAGGGAGCTAAGTGCTACACTTCGCTCTGTGGGACAGGGAACGCAGCAGGGTTAGCGATGTGGGCCTCGGAGGCATCTGGGCTCCCCGGCTCAGCAGGGACACACGGGACTCAAAGCAGGGAGAGACGCCAACCCAGCATAGCTGAGATGTTCCCACCTCCACCGCATCGCTCACAAAGACATCCCGGTGTCTTGGGAACAGGAACATCAACCCGAGCACCTGGGACACGGTGTCTAGAGAAGCACTCATCTCCCCACCCACACAAGGGGCAGCGTGATCTACAGACCCTGGGTGTTTTAATCATCAATTATCGCCAATCTCATTAATCCAACTAAATTGCTCtatgcagagcaggcagctttGCTGCGGAATAACCTGGTTACAGGTTCTATCAACTCACCCGACCGATCGGAGATGGCTCCTTCAGAGTCAAAGTTCAGGTTTTCGGAGCTGTCGGCAGTGCCGATGGAGGCTTCCGACTCGAGCGTTTCGTCATCGGAGGCGCGAGGCTCCAGCGTCAGCATCTCGAATGTCAGCTCCTCCCTACAAAACCCAACCCTGTGACCCAACAGGACCGAAAAAGGTGGGAGGAAAGCAAGAGGGATGCAAAGAGTCCTCCAGCTCAACCCACGAGCAGCACATCAACCACAGAACCAACCACAATCACATCATACCCATGCTGAACCTCTAGGATACAGGGTGAAGAAGCGAGCAAAGCTTGAATTCAAGGGCAGACTCACTTCTCCTTCTGCAGGCTTTCGATCTGCTCGGTCAGCAccctctcctcctgctgcatggccgcttgctgctgctctgtcacGTCCAGCTCCATGGCCTCCTCGCTGCTCACGGTCTCCTCGGGGACGTCAGACACTGAGGGCAGGCGCACAGCCACAGGAGATGTAGGGCTGGGGTAGGTGCCACGCCGCACGCGGCCTTTGCCCTGAAGATAAACATCAGCGTCAAGCGAGGCTTATTTTGCACAGCCTGTTTTTAGGGCGGGCTCCTCCTCCCTGGCAAAAAGGGAGCTACAAGATGCAATGGGATGAGGCAACACAACGGCAGGTTTGAGAGGAGGGTCTGTTAAGCAGGTGGGAGAAAGCACTGCATGAGAAAACCAGGTGAGGAATAGCTGGAGAGCAGCAAACAAACTAATGGTCAAATAGAGGAGTcctgtatttttaatagtattGAAACTCCTGACTATGAAAAAGGTCTTAGATGGGGGTAGTGTAGATGGAGGAATATTGTAAATGCAAATGGCCTCCAGTGTACCTTTGGAGGAGCTGCTCcacagaatggaagaaaaatattgatttttggACACAAAGGATGCTGAGGAGTAGCTGTGTGGGCACACCACAGccattaaaaagattttatccTAACTGTTGTTGTAACTGAACACAGCTCATCTTCTGAAGTCACGATCCTGAACTGGTCAGAGAGTTAAGGATGAGTGCAACATGGAAAACCCAGCGCTTGCCTCCGCTCCACCTACAGGCTGCCCTCTTCCTTCCAACAATCACTGTGTTTCTTGGTGAAACTGAATTCCCTTCTTGCTGCACTCTGCCCCATTCATCAGCTCACAGGCAGCTTTTCTTCCTACAGGGCTATTTCAGCACTGTAGCTGAGGTGCATCTTGGTCTTTCTCATAACCCACATGCCCAGAACTTGGGAGAAGAGCCTCcctttttcactttgaaagcaaaaagctATCAGGAACGCAAGCAGGGATCTTTCCTCGAGTGGCAAAGCAAACCTACGCTGACATCATGGGACATGGCTCAAGTGGGAGGCAACGCTGAGCACTGCTTCCCCCTGCAAGGTTTGTTAAATCCTCCAGCCTGGACGAACGCTGCTGCTCAGCGCTAAGACGTGAGATTTGCTCCATTTTACCCTTTCATCTCCTGCTGTCGCACCTGGGAGATCTTTCACAAAGGAGCTTCCACACACCGCAGCAACGTTCCTCTGATGGCAACCCCATCACGTGGGCTGCTGAGCTGAGGCACAGCCACCTGAATCCTATTAGCAAAAAGCCCTGAGCTCCCAAAGATCCCCTGTGCCTCGTGTACTGCTCTCCCTGCCTACAGGGCGCTCAGCAGCGAGCGGATGCTGCAGTGACGACATCCACGTGGGCTTTCAGCAAAGCCCtctcttcttccagctgctgcaagCGGAAAATTCCCCGGTGGGTCGGATGTGGGTTTGCTCACAGTGCTTGTGTGTCCCATGTGGGCTGGAATGAGGAAGGCAACACCGCTTTTTTTGACAGTAAGAGCAGGGTTTG
Protein-coding regions in this window:
- the NR2E3 gene encoding photoreceptor-specific nuclear receptor — translated: MAASPAGSVVSAGLEDSPSGLSPAPGKALSPVLLCKVCGDTSSGKHYGIYACNGCSGFFKRSVRRKLIYRCQAGTGLCPVDKAHRNQCQACRLKKCLQAGMNKDAVQNERQPRSTAQVRLDSIELDAELPPEHVAATRDVPPAPCPAPRGPGATAATAAVPRAPTPPTNHRFMASLMTAETCAKLEPEDVDETVDVTGGEPERAGGEYQVAPYPAAGPENVYETSARLLFMAVKWAKNLPVFSNLPFRDQVILLEEAWSELFLLCAIQWSMPLESCPLLAVPEPSPGKLLPAAMDVRALQETLGRFKALAVDPTEFACMKAVVLFKPETRGLKDPEQVENLQDQSQVMLGQHNRSHYPGQPVRFGKLLLLLPALRFLSSERVELLFFRRTIGNTPMEKLLCDMFKN